Proteins from one Methanofastidiosum sp. genomic window:
- the aroE gene encoding shikimate dehydrogenase has product MITASIIPSSQKEAINLLEKALSKGELAELRVDLVPDLNIPEIGNKFDKKRIIVTNRKKDEGGLFEGSESERIIPLIEAIKNEFGFIDIEYSSIDPLNLLLRKKRELNSETKIIVSYHNFGNTPPNINEILSEIKDNFPGIVKVVTYAKDISDNLIIKDLLSSKINTDKKIISFLMGERGEISRILCRSWGSFTSYAPLKGVGHTAPGQIPIEILKEVYRVDAINENFDIYGLIGNPVKESIGYYVHNKLFSHYNIQAVYLNFLVDDIKKFMDNYKDMFTGLCVTMPFKEKIIPYLDNIDEMALKIGAINTIKKTRGGVFGTNTDWIGAVYSIEKLDQIKNKRVLILGAGGAGKAIAFGIADRKGLIIISNRDNKKALELSEKVGAETVLWEDRTKVDFDILINATKIGMFPEENNCPMGDSFFDKDLSGVTVFDAVYSPINTKLLKMSNKQGAKIANGLDMYIGQAMAQFELWTGIKPSYEEMEKLSREALKLRGEQNGN; this is encoded by the coding sequence GTGATTACTGCTTCTATAATTCCTTCATCCCAAAAAGAGGCAATAAATCTTTTAGAAAAAGCACTATCCAAGGGGGAATTAGCAGAACTAAGGGTAGATTTGGTACCTGATTTGAATATTCCAGAAATTGGCAATAAATTCGACAAGAAAAGGATAATAGTAACCAATAGAAAAAAAGATGAAGGAGGATTATTTGAAGGAAGCGAGTCTGAGAGAATTATTCCATTGATTGAAGCAATAAAAAATGAGTTTGGATTTATAGATATAGAATATTCTTCTATAGATCCCTTAAACCTACTCCTTAGAAAAAAAAGAGAGTTAAATTCAGAAACAAAAATAATTGTGTCTTATCATAATTTTGGGAATACTCCTCCAAATATTAATGAAATATTGTCAGAAATAAAGGATAACTTTCCTGGCATAGTTAAGGTAGTAACTTATGCCAAAGATATTTCTGACAATTTGATAATTAAAGATCTTTTATCTTCTAAAATAAATACTGACAAAAAAATCATTTCTTTTTTAATGGGCGAGCGAGGAGAGATAAGCAGAATCCTTTGCAGATCGTGGGGGAGCTTCACTTCTTATGCGCCACTAAAAGGAGTTGGCCATACCGCTCCTGGGCAGATACCAATAGAGATACTAAAAGAGGTATACAGAGTTGATGCCATTAATGAAAATTTTGATATTTATGGACTTATTGGAAATCCCGTTAAGGAAAGTATAGGATACTATGTTCACAATAAATTATTTTCTCATTACAATATACAAGCAGTTTACCTGAACTTTTTAGTCGATGACATAAAGAAGTTCATGGATAATTATAAAGATATGTTTACTGGTCTATGCGTCACAATGCCTTTCAAGGAAAAAATTATCCCCTACTTGGACAATATAGACGAAATGGCCCTAAAAATTGGTGCAATAAATACAATAAAGAAAACTAGAGGGGGGGTTTTTGGCACAAACACCGATTGGATAGGGGCGGTATACTCTATCGAAAAATTGGATCAAATAAAGAATAAAAGGGTATTAATCCTTGGAGCAGGAGGTGCTGGAAAAGCCATAGCTTTTGGAATAGCAGATAGAAAAGGCCTAATAATTATTTCAAATAGGGATAATAAAAAGGCGCTAGAACTTTCAGAAAAAGTTGGGGCGGAAACAGTTTTGTGGGAAGATAGAACCAAAGTTGATTTTGATATCCTAATTAATGCCACAAAAATTGGAATGTTTCCAGAAGAGAACAACTGCCCAATGGGAGATTCATTTTTTGATAAAGACCTCTCTGGTGTAACAGTTTTTGATGCAGTTTATAGTCCCATAAATACAAAGTTATTAAAAATGTCCAATAAACAAGGGGCAAAAATTGCAAATGGATTGGATATGTACATTGGACAGGCAATGGCCCAATTTGAGCTATGGACTGGAATAAAACCTTCTTATGAAGAAATGGAAAAATTATCGAGAGAGGCTTTAAAGTTGAGGGGCGAACAAAATGGAAATTAA
- the aroB gene encoding 3-dehydroquinate synthase has product MTIPETEIIKVATGKSQYDISIGSNIVQKAFEEILDDYKDSKIAIITDSNVESIYGDFLQKLGKIDRVFALSFKAGEESKNRKTKEILEDKLFERGFGRDTLIIALGGGVTGDLAGFIAATYMRGVPFIQIPTTLLSQVDSSIGGKVGIDHPTGKNLLGAFYPPSKVYIDTDFLKTLPNEEIINGFAEIIKAAIIQDLQLFNYLESNIERVLNLEKGYIEKAIVSSLKVKARVVEIDEREAGLRKILNFGHTIGHAIEILSNFEIPHGRAVGLGMAVETLISEKIGILKFDEKDRILALLKKSKLLDKSFKLSADEIIRKTTSDKKSRKGVAEYSLVKGIGEAVYEIKVEDKIVKNSLVENGFL; this is encoded by the coding sequence ATGACTATTCCTGAAACAGAAATAATCAAGGTAGCAACTGGAAAAAGTCAATACGATATATCTATTGGTAGTAATATAGTTCAAAAGGCATTCGAAGAAATATTGGATGACTATAAGGATTCAAAAATTGCCATAATAACTGACTCAAATGTAGAAAGTATTTATGGCGATTTTCTTCAAAAACTTGGAAAAATTGATAGAGTTTTTGCATTGAGTTTCAAAGCAGGCGAAGAATCAAAAAATAGAAAAACAAAAGAAATATTAGAAGACAAACTTTTCGAACGTGGATTTGGAAGGGATACCTTGATTATTGCTTTAGGCGGTGGGGTAACTGGTGATCTTGCAGGTTTTATAGCTGCAACTTATATGAGGGGCGTACCCTTCATACAGATTCCCACAACACTTCTTTCCCAAGTTGACAGCAGTATAGGTGGCAAAGTTGGTATAGATCACCCTACAGGTAAGAATCTCTTGGGAGCATTTTACCCTCCAAGTAAAGTTTACATAGATACAGATTTTTTGAAGACACTACCAAATGAAGAAATAATCAATGGATTTGCTGAAATAATAAAGGCTGCAATAATACAAGACCTCCAACTTTTCAACTATTTAGAATCTAATATTGAAAGAGTGCTCAATCTAGAAAAAGGATATATAGAAAAGGCAATTGTTTCATCACTTAAAGTTAAGGCCCGAGTCGTAGAAATAGATGAGAGAGAAGCTGGCCTCAGAAAGATATTAAATTTTGGCCACACAATTGGACATGCAATAGAAATCCTTTCAAATTTTGAGATTCCCCACGGAAGAGCAGTTGGCTTAGGGATGGCAGTAGAAACGTTAATCTCAGAAAAAATTGGCATTTTAAAATTCGATGAAAAAGATAGAATTTTAGCACTTCTAAAAAAATCAAAATTACTTGATAAATCTTTCAAATTATCTGCAGACGAAATAATAAGAAAAACTACTTCGGATAAAAAATCTAGGAAAGGAGTAGCCGAATATTCCTTGGTAAAAGGTATAGGAGAAGCTGTATACGAGATAAAAGTTGAAGATAAGATAGTAAAAAACTCATTAGTGGAGAATGGATTCCTGTGA
- the aroF gene encoding 3-deoxy-7-phosphoheptulonate synthase — protein MIIIMKMGADESQVQETIKKVKDLGFNTHLSKGENRTIIGVIGDVSSIDESDVERLRATPYIEQVVRVTKPYKLVSRDFNQENTVIDVDGIEIGGKKIIVMAGPCTVESKEQIVNIAKEVKSSGATILRGGAFKPRTAPKDFQGLGEEGLKFLLAAKEETGLPICTEVMDTRDVTLVSEYADILQVGTRNMQNYALLKELGKCDKPVLLKRGMWATLKEFLSAAEYILAGGNNNVMLCERGIRTFSDFTRNTLDLSIVPVLKSESHLPVIVDPSHGTGRRDIVKPMALAAIACGADGVTIEAHTDPQKAISDADQTISTADLHGLMGEIKYICRMFGREI, from the coding sequence ATGATAATAATAATGAAGATGGGAGCAGATGAAAGCCAAGTACAAGAAACAATCAAGAAGGTTAAAGACCTTGGCTTTAATACTCACCTGTCTAAAGGAGAAAATAGGACCATAATAGGAGTAATCGGAGATGTTTCTTCGATAGATGAAAGTGATGTTGAAAGATTAAGGGCAACACCTTACATAGAGCAAGTAGTACGTGTAACAAAACCTTACAAACTAGTTTCAAGGGACTTTAATCAGGAAAATACAGTTATAGATGTAGATGGAATTGAAATAGGCGGTAAAAAGATTATTGTAATGGCAGGTCCATGCACAGTTGAAAGTAAAGAGCAGATTGTTAACATTGCAAAAGAGGTAAAAAGTTCGGGTGCCACAATTTTAAGAGGAGGCGCATTCAAGCCTCGTACAGCGCCTAAAGATTTCCAAGGCCTTGGGGAAGAAGGTCTTAAATTTTTATTAGCTGCAAAAGAGGAAACTGGACTACCTATATGCACCGAAGTTATGGACACAAGAGATGTAACTCTAGTGTCTGAATACGCTGACATACTACAAGTTGGAACTAGAAATATGCAGAACTACGCATTATTAAAAGAGCTAGGAAAATGTGATAAACCAGTTCTCCTTAAGAGAGGAATGTGGGCAACATTGAAGGAATTCTTATCGGCTGCAGAGTATATACTTGCTGGAGGAAACAATAACGTCATGCTTTGTGAAAGAGGAATAAGAACATTTTCAGATTTCACTAGAAATACCTTGGACTTAAGCATTGTGCCGGTATTAAAAAGTGAAAGTCACCTGCCTGTAATTGTAGATCCAAGTCACGGTACAGGAAGAAGAGATATTGTAAAGCCAATGGCACTTGCAGCCATTGCTTGTGGTGCTGATGGGGTAACTATTGAAGCGCACACCGACCCTCAGAAAGCAATAAGTGATGCTGACCAGACAATAAGCACTGCAGACCTTCATGGATTGATGGGAGAAATAAAATATATATGTAGAATGTTTGGACGGGAAATATAG
- the aroF gene encoding 3-deoxy-7-phosphoheptulonate synthase — protein MIVIMKAKAEEEDINRVIDTIESLGLRTQLNLGAERVVVAVIGDISKIGEDNFFRIRAMKGVENTVFVSKPYKLVSKDFKNEQTIIDVDGVKIGGKKVVVFAGPCSVENREQIMEVAEKIKKAGASMIRGGAFKPRTSPKDFQGLGEEGLKLLYEAKEETGLPIVTEIMDARDVGLLSEYADVLQVGTRNMQNYTLLKELGKCDKPVLLKRGMWATMAEFLGAAEYIMNGGNENVILCERGIRTFSDYSRNTLDLSIIPAIKDESHLPIVSDPSHGTGRRSLVLPMSKASIACGADGLLIETHPDPDRAISDADQTISLSAFSKLMEDVRQIAKVVGREL, from the coding sequence ATGATTGTGATAATGAAAGCAAAGGCCGAGGAGGAGGATATTAATAGAGTTATAGATACAATAGAATCTCTTGGCCTTAGAACCCAATTGAATCTGGGTGCCGAAAGGGTAGTAGTTGCTGTAATAGGCGACATTAGTAAAATTGGAGAAGATAATTTCTTCAGAATTAGGGCAATGAAAGGTGTAGAAAACACAGTATTTGTTTCAAAGCCTTACAAACTAGTTTCTAAAGACTTCAAAAATGAACAAACTATAATTGACGTAGATGGAGTAAAAATAGGCGGAAAGAAAGTTGTTGTTTTTGCAGGCCCTTGTTCAGTTGAAAACAGAGAACAAATCATGGAAGTTGCAGAGAAGATAAAGAAAGCTGGAGCAAGCATGATAAGAGGAGGCGCATTCAAACCCCGTACCTCGCCTAAAGATTTCCAAGGGCTTGGGGAAGAAGGCCTAAAGTTACTTTACGAGGCAAAGGAAGAAACAGGATTACCAATCGTAACAGAAATTATGGATGCAAGAGATGTAGGACTTTTATCTGAATATGCAGACGTGCTTCAAGTTGGAACTAGAAACATGCAAAATTACACTTTACTAAAAGAGCTAGGAAAATGCGACAAGCCCGTACTTCTTAAGAGGGGAATGTGGGCCACAATGGCAGAATTTCTTGGGGCTGCAGAATATATAATGAACGGAGGCAATGAAAACGTCATATTATGCGAAAGAGGAATCAGGACTTTCTCAGATTACTCAAGGAATACGCTAGATCTTAGTATTATCCCTGCAATAAAGGATGAGAGCCACTTACCCATTGTATCAGACCCAAGTCATGGTACTGGCAGGAGGAGTTTAGTTCTACCTATGAGTAAAGCGTCAATAGCCTGTGGAGCAGACGGATTATTAATTGAAACACATCCGGATCCTGATAGGGCGATAAGCGATGCAGATCAAACTATTTCTTTAAGTGCATTTTCCAAACTTATGGAAGATGTAAGACAGATAGCAAAAGTAGTTGGGAGGGAATTATAA
- a CDS encoding chorismate mutase, with protein sequence MESSLETLREEINGIDENIIGLLSKRMEVAKKIAALKKEKGIPVEDRNRERTLFLKLENEARRNNLDEKFVSDIFGAIISHSKNIQNNILEEHK encoded by the coding sequence ATGGAGAGTTCTTTAGAGACTCTTAGAGAAGAAATTAATGGAATCGATGAGAATATTATAGGTCTGCTTTCCAAAAGAATGGAAGTAGCAAAGAAGATAGCGGCCCTAAAAAAAGAAAAGGGCATTCCTGTAGAGGATAGAAATAGAGAGAGAACGCTTTTCTTGAAACTTGAAAATGAGGCTAGAAGAAATAATCTTGATGAAAAGTTTGTTTCAGATATTTTCGGAGCCATCATTTCCCACTCAAAAAATATACAGAATAATATTTTGGAGGAACATAAATGA
- a CDS encoding PHP domain-containing protein, whose translation MRKVDTHIHTKYSGNSKKIPVIPDCISRPEKILKYADKRGIDFLAITDHDTIRGGIETEKLAPSRIIVGEEISTSDGELLGLFLNETIPPGLSGEESIELIKDQGGLAIAPHPYSVICPCFKDLIHKLNIDGIEVFNAFHRDGILNRKASEENKKIKNAPIAGSDAHTERMVGNAYTLFEGNTIEDFYKAVKKKKTIPQGHVASMKQTMLWSWSTGYYIMKRSMRNVLQGNQIKKNTGLFIGSGVSVIPVVPILMAFVLNRYHDKKVKKSYPWESFMFSYMGYKKKIL comes from the coding sequence ATGCGTAAAGTTGATACACATATCCATACAAAATATTCTGGAAATTCTAAAAAAATACCGGTCATCCCTGACTGTATCTCTAGGCCAGAAAAGATACTAAAATATGCAGATAAAAGAGGCATAGACTTTCTAGCTATTACTGACCATGACACAATAAGGGGAGGTATTGAAACAGAAAAACTTGCGCCTTCTAGAATAATCGTAGGAGAAGAGATATCAACATCCGATGGCGAACTTCTTGGACTTTTTTTAAATGAAACTATTCCGCCTGGTTTGTCTGGAGAAGAATCAATAGAGTTGATAAAAGATCAAGGAGGCCTTGCTATTGCGCCTCACCCATACAGTGTCATATGCCCCTGTTTTAAGGACTTGATACACAAATTAAATATTGACGGTATTGAAGTCTTCAATGCTTTTCATAGAGATGGCATTCTTAATAGAAAAGCTTCAGAAGAGAATAAGAAGATAAAAAATGCGCCAATTGCAGGAAGCGATGCACATACAGAAAGGATGGTTGGTAATGCCTACACGCTCTTTGAAGGCAACACTATTGAAGATTTCTATAAAGCTGTAAAAAAGAAAAAGACAATCCCTCAAGGGCATGTTGCTTCAATGAAACAAACTATGTTATGGAGCTGGAGCACGGGATACTATATAATGAAAAGGTCTATGAGGAACGTACTTCAAGGAAATCAGATAAAAAAGAATACTGGACTCTTTATAGGATCTGGAGTATCTGTAATTCCAGTAGTTCCTATATTAATGGCTTTTGTCTTAAATCGCTATCATGATAAAAAAGTAAAAAAGAGTTATCCTTGGGAATCTTTTATGTTTTCATATATGGGGTATAAAAAAAAGATATTATAA
- a CDS encoding methylmalonyl-CoA mutase family protein has translation MFDDSTMSNLKEKIDCWKNEKYNKTISKFPERKKEFYTSSNIPVGVQYSPIDIEGIDYCNDIGNAGEYPFTRGVQPNMFRGKLWTMRQYAGFGSAEETNKRYKFLLSEGQTGLSVAFDLPTQIGYDSDSQMSFGEVGKVGVAIDSLEDMETLFDGIPLDKVSTSMTINSTAAILLAMYIAVGEKQGVAPEKLRGTIQNDILKEYVARGTYIFPPMESMRIITDIFEFCTKNLPEWNTISISGYHIREAGATAVQEVAFTLADGIAYVEAAIKAGLQVDEFGKRLSFFFNSHNNFIEEIAKFRAARRIWARLMKERFGSKDPKALMLRFHTQTGGSTLTAQQPENNIIRVTMQALAAVLGGTQSLHTNSMDEALALPSEKAVTVALRTQQVIAYESGVADTVDPFAGSYYVEYLTNKIEEEVIKYFDKIDSLGGMVKSIEGGYIQKEIQDSAYKYQKAIEKRDSIVVGLNKFTMEEKLPEELLKVNPEVERLQIEKLKKLKSKRDNAKVKDLLEKIEDAARTDKNVMPPILEAVKSYATLGEISDSLRKVFGEYKSSVIL, from the coding sequence ATGTTTGATGATTCTACAATGAGTAATTTGAAGGAAAAGATCGATTGCTGGAAAAATGAGAAATATAATAAAACGATATCAAAGTTCCCGGAGAGAAAAAAGGAATTTTACACTTCATCCAACATACCCGTGGGCGTACAATACTCCCCTATTGATATTGAAGGTATAGATTACTGTAATGACATTGGAAATGCTGGTGAATACCCATTTACGAGAGGTGTACAGCCAAACATGTTTAGAGGAAAACTCTGGACAATGAGACAATACGCAGGCTTTGGCTCTGCAGAAGAAACAAACAAGAGATATAAATTTCTTTTATCGGAAGGCCAGACTGGCCTATCAGTAGCCTTTGATTTACCTACTCAGATTGGATATGATTCAGATAGCCAAATGAGCTTTGGCGAAGTTGGAAAGGTCGGCGTTGCCATTGATTCACTAGAAGACATGGAAACGCTTTTTGATGGGATCCCACTTGATAAAGTTTCTACTTCAATGACTATTAACTCAACAGCAGCCATCTTACTTGCAATGTATATTGCTGTAGGTGAAAAACAAGGAGTTGCACCGGAAAAATTAAGAGGAACTATCCAAAATGATATCCTAAAAGAATATGTGGCAAGAGGAACGTACATCTTCCCACCAATGGAATCAATGAGAATAATAACTGACATCTTTGAATTCTGCACAAAAAATCTCCCGGAATGGAATACAATTAGTATCAGTGGATACCATATTAGAGAGGCGGGTGCAACAGCAGTACAAGAAGTTGCCTTTACACTAGCAGATGGGATAGCCTATGTCGAGGCTGCTATTAAGGCAGGATTGCAGGTAGATGAATTTGGGAAAAGACTATCTTTCTTTTTTAATTCACACAATAATTTTATTGAAGAGATTGCAAAATTTAGGGCCGCAAGAAGAATATGGGCAAGATTAATGAAAGAGAGATTTGGCTCCAAAGATCCGAAAGCCTTGATGTTGAGATTCCATACCCAGACAGGCGGCAGTACACTTACAGCACAACAACCTGAAAATAATATTATTAGGGTAACTATGCAAGCATTAGCCGCCGTCCTTGGTGGAACTCAGTCACTTCACACAAATTCAATGGACGAAGCCCTCGCACTCCCTTCAGAAAAAGCAGTCACAGTAGCCCTTAGGACTCAACAGGTTATTGCATATGAAAGTGGTGTCGCTGATACAGTCGATCCATTTGCAGGTTCATACTATGTCGAATACCTAACAAATAAGATTGAAGAAGAAGTAATCAAGTACTTTGATAAGATCGACTCTCTAGGTGGCATGGTAAAGTCAATTGAAGGAGGATATATCCAAAAGGAAATCCAAGACAGCGCCTACAAATACCAGAAAGCAATTGAAAAAAGAGATTCAATAGTAGTAGGTCTTAATAAATTCACAATGGAAGAAAAACTCCCAGAAGAGCTTCTAAAAGTTAACCCAGAAGTAGAGAGACTTCAAATTGAAAAGCTGAAGAAATTAAAGTCCAAGAGAGATAATGCCAAAGTAAAAGATCTGCTGGAAAAAATTGAGGACGCTGCAAGAACTGACAAGAATGTCATGCCACCAATATTAGAGGCTGTAAAGTCTTATGCGACACTTGGTGAAATCAGCGACAGTTTGAGAAAAGTCTTTGGTGAATACAAATCTTCTGTAATATTATAA
- a CDS encoding DUF99 family protein: MMRIKKEIRILGIDDSNFTREDRDVLVVGALLRGGYWIDGVLSTHVQRDGLDATEKIINMILKTRYKDLRAIMLKGVTIAGFNLIDIEKLNQDTGLPVVVVMRKMPDIDSIEKALTNLDYLEKRVEIIRKAGEIYKGTVQEKSDIFFQFKGIEEEDARELIRISSMHSNIPEPLRVAHIIATGVVRGESTKKP; this comes from the coding sequence ATGATGCGGATAAAGAAGGAGATAAGGATCCTTGGAATTGATGATTCAAATTTTACAAGAGAGGATCGAGACGTTCTTGTTGTTGGTGCTTTACTTAGGGGCGGATATTGGATAGACGGTGTTTTAAGCACTCATGTTCAAAGGGACGGACTTGATGCTACAGAAAAAATAATCAATATGATTCTAAAAACCCGTTATAAAGATTTAAGGGCAATTATGCTAAAAGGTGTTACAATAGCAGGCTTCAATCTAATAGATATAGAAAAACTAAATCAAGATACGGGATTGCCAGTTGTAGTTGTTATGAGAAAAATGCCCGATATTGATTCAATAGAAAAGGCACTTACAAATCTAGACTATCTAGAAAAAAGAGTTGAGATTATAAGAAAAGCGGGAGAAATATATAAAGGAACTGTGCAGGAAAAATCTGATATTTTTTTTCAATTTAAAGGAATTGAAGAAGAAGATGCTAGGGAGTTAATCAGGATCTCATCAATGCATTCCAATATCCCTGAACCATTAAGAGTTGCCCACATAATTGCAACAGGAGTTGTTAGAGGTGAATCAACAAAGAAACCATAA
- a CDS encoding DUF531 family protein, producing the protein MNQQRNHKGKVTICLVNTYDKLKWHDIHSRNIARAAPLCYYTGFDLCLFDFPFKVDYKEFLLKEVKENTTIGEGGRYIEELIKHGKLIAVDDPKKLKGIFISTTSKPEKQCDLNTITENIKKGDDSIFFIGLGRRGLPMEIRKMTACHLDITGEGISLETCSAIGFIIGRIYEKINL; encoded by the coding sequence GTGAATCAACAAAGAAACCATAAGGGCAAAGTCACAATCTGCCTTGTAAACACTTATGATAAACTGAAATGGCACGATATACACTCAAGGAATATTGCAAGGGCTGCACCCCTCTGCTACTATACGGGATTTGATCTTTGCCTTTTCGATTTTCCCTTCAAAGTGGATTACAAAGAATTTCTATTAAAAGAGGTAAAAGAAAACACTACAATAGGAGAAGGTGGAAGATACATCGAAGAACTTATCAAACATGGTAAACTCATAGCAGTTGATGACCCAAAAAAACTCAAAGGAATTTTTATCTCTACAACTTCAAAACCTGAAAAGCAATGTGACTTGAACACGATTACAGAAAATATTAAGAAAGGTGACGATTCTATATTCTTCATTGGGCTTGGTAGAAGGGGCCTGCCCATGGAAATAAGGAAAATGACAGCTTGCCATCTTGATATAACTGGAGAGGGTATTTCTCTTGAAACTTGTTCTGCTATTGGATTTATTATAGGAAGAATTTATGAAAAGATAAATTTATAA
- a CDS encoding M48 family metalloprotease — protein sequence MWLQARMYMLIGLMFVIIYGFLLFVGAAVGYSGQSFVNYSVILALGMMFVQYMIGPKMVESSMKVRYITEGENPRLYRMVEEQARLAGLKKTPKVGTCPTPMPNAFAFGRSKGDARVCVTDGIMNLLSEDELKAVIGHEISHVKHSDMAIITLLSAVPMIAYYMYMSSLYGGGISRSNDRNAGGTAIVGIAALIVYFITNLLVMYGSRIREYYADKGSAEIGNEPHQLASALYKLTYGTAKTPNREIQRLEGIKAFFVNDPTKARGDFNELTEVDRDMSGTIDRNELAAVRHGGVRVGTSASIMELMSTHPNMLKRIKHLSELTK from the coding sequence ATGTGGTTACAAGCAAGAATGTATATGTTAATTGGATTAATGTTCGTTATAATATATGGATTTTTACTTTTTGTAGGGGCCGCAGTTGGATATTCTGGCCAGAGTTTTGTTAACTATAGTGTCATCCTAGCATTAGGAATGATGTTTGTCCAATACATGATAGGACCAAAGATGGTTGAATCATCTATGAAAGTCAGATATATTACTGAAGGAGAAAATCCAAGACTTTACAGGATGGTTGAAGAGCAAGCTAGACTTGCAGGTTTAAAGAAAACACCTAAAGTTGGAACTTGCCCCACTCCAATGCCAAATGCATTTGCCTTTGGAAGATCGAAAGGGGATGCAAGAGTATGTGTGACAGACGGAATCATGAACTTACTTTCAGAGGATGAACTTAAAGCAGTCATAGGGCATGAAATATCTCATGTAAAACATAGCGATATGGCCATAATCACTCTTCTAAGTGCAGTTCCGATGATAGCATATTATATGTATATGTCTTCACTTTACGGAGGAGGAATTAGTAGAAGTAACGATAGAAATGCAGGTGGAACGGCCATAGTGGGAATTGCAGCTTTAATTGTTTACTTCATCACAAATTTACTAGTGATGTATGGATCAAGAATAAGAGAATATTACGCAGATAAAGGAAGTGCTGAAATAGGAAACGAACCCCATCAATTGGCATCTGCGCTATACAAGCTTACATATGGAACTGCAAAGACGCCAAATAGAGAAATACAAAGATTAGAGGGAATTAAGGCATTCTTCGTAAATGATCCAACTAAGGCAAGAGGGGACTTCAACGAGCTAACTGAGGTTGACAGAGACATGAGCGGAACTATTGATAGAAATGAGCTTGCGGCAGTTAGACATGGCGGAGTTAGAGTTGGTACATCCGCCAGCATAATGGAATTAATGAGCACACACCCCAATATGCTTAAGAGAATAAAACATCTCTCAGAGCTTACAAAATAA
- a CDS encoding DMT family transporter, with protein sequence MKPKTFIELLALVLIWSGSWIAIKWGLTEIPAYSLAFLRFLIACPVILVITYYLEGIKSLKINKNEIVAFSILGLLGVTLVQGIQVYALKFTSAINSSILINFNVPFIAIFALLFLGEPLSKKTAFGIFVSFIGAVIIVINGSLSGFQRINIGDILIVLTGIFWAAYSIAGKKTMEHRTPLSMTSFTFLFGTIFLFPIAFLESKFNFVGNITYLGISSVLYLSLLCSVFAYICWNRSMKCEKASNVAMFLYFVPVVTAIMAWFLLGEVITIFTIIGGALVIIGVYLAER encoded by the coding sequence ATGAAACCTAAGACGTTTATAGAACTGCTAGCGTTAGTCCTTATTTGGTCTGGCTCGTGGATTGCTATAAAGTGGGGATTAACAGAAATTCCTGCATACTCACTCGCATTCTTAAGGTTTCTAATAGCATGCCCAGTGATTCTTGTCATAACGTATTACTTGGAAGGAATCAAAAGTTTAAAGATTAATAAAAATGAAATAGTGGCATTTTCAATTCTTGGTCTTCTGGGCGTAACATTAGTACAGGGCATCCAAGTATATGCTCTAAAATTTACATCTGCTATAAACTCATCAATTCTAATAAATTTCAACGTTCCGTTCATAGCAATTTTTGCATTACTTTTTCTAGGGGAGCCACTTTCCAAAAAAACAGCGTTTGGCATATTTGTTTCCTTTATAGGTGCAGTTATAATTGTAATCAATGGATCACTCTCGGGATTTCAAAGGATTAATATTGGAGATATTTTGATAGTGTTGACTGGCATCTTCTGGGCCGCATATTCAATAGCAGGAAAAAAAACAATGGAGCATAGAACCCCACTTTCAATGACTTCTTTCACATTTCTTTTTGGTACAATTTTCTTATTTCCAATTGCCTTTCTTGAATCAAAATTTAATTTTGTTGGAAACATTACTTATTTGGGCATATCTTCAGTATTATATCTCTCTCTTTTATGCTCTGTATTTGCATATATATGCTGGAATAGATCAATGAAATGTGAAAAAGCTTCAAATGTCGCAATGTTCTTATACTTTGTTCCTGTCGTGACGGCAATAATGGCTTGGTTTCTTCTTGGAGAAGTAATAACTATCTTCACAATAATCGGGGGGGCCCTTGTAATAATTGGAGTTTACCTTGCAGAAAGATAA